In Saccharomyces paradoxus chromosome VIII, complete sequence, the genomic window TATTGTCATCGTGAGGGAAGGCAATGCAATTGTCTTTATCCAAGACCACGGCCTTTATAGAATCGTGAATAGGTATAGGAAGATCGTTAAAAGTGGGGACAACTAGACTAGGCTTACACAATGATGGATTATAAAGCAACCGAAGCGTATTCAAGGTGCCACTGATATTCATGACTAGGTGGAGAGAAAATGTAAGTCAACTGCCACTTTTCAGTTTGCcttcatatatatacatatatatatatatatatatgcagaCTTATATCATACTTATATACGCTAGCATAAATTCCTTGATGCGCATTGGTAAATTGTAGCATGGCGCGAAATTTCTAATGGATAATTTTGCCAAGAATCGATGCATATAACAAATTATGCTCAAGACAATTACTCGGATGAAGTTTTTTCGGTCTCTTGTCGTTCTTGCGACTGTTGTGGTGACGTCTGTCTCATGTTGTCATTGGCCTTCGTATCTACaatggttttttttctgaaaaagaactgaaaaagaacgaaCCCAACCAATGTTGTGAAAATCAGCTGTAATAAACCTCTATTGTCCTCAATCAATTCTGAGTCAAATATTGAGACATATTCCGAAGGAGGCTCTGAAAACCGTGGAGCGTAGTCATTGAACGATAGACGGGGGACATCCAAAACTCTATCATTTTGTTCCACTTCCCCCACCCTGGATTTTATATCAAAGATATCTGGGAATATTTCGACAGGGATGATCGACTCGTGAGCCAGCGCAGTTCCTGGGTTCAACGAGGTGTAAATGACTTTTTGTTCTGGCGACGGAATCTGCGCCAGTATTGTCCTTAAATACTTGTCATAATGGCGAAATGCTTCTCTACGTCCATTTGTGTCTTCTGGTAACTTAGGGTACTCTATTATAATCACTCTTCTTTCGCTATCAATAAAGGGCTGGAAATCTTCCGTATTGTTACCTCGCAACCTCAACACTTGGTCTACGTTACAATACTCCTTTACAAACTCTGCAAGGTTATGATATAGATCTTGGGGCAGCAAGTCTACCTTTTCGAATTTAATTGCTGTTGAACTCCGTCTTATATATCTCTGTAGCGAAACGAGCTCTGTTTCAAATTCCAAGAAGTCCAATTTCCTTAGTCCTGGTTGATTAATAAGCACATAAGTGTTGGCATTACATATACCTAAGAATTTCTCAGCCGCTTCAATAAAAGTGCTTCTTGGTAAAGTCACAGCCATATCATAATCTTCTTGATACTTTAAAATACCAGGAGTTCTATTCAGAAAATACAAACACGCGTTTAAGGTCTAGTTAgtaagaaaatgaaagttACTAAAGAGGAACATCTCTTGCTTTACATACAGTTTGTAAGAGAATAATATCGCAGGAACATTAGTCTGGTTT contains:
- the BIG1 gene encoding Big1p (Integral membrane protein of the endoplasmic reticulum~similar to YHR101C), which gives rise to MAVTLPRSTFIEAAEKFLGICNANTYVLINQPGLRKLDFLEFETELVSLQRYIRRSSTAIKFEKVDLLPQDLYHNLAEFVKEYCNVDQVLRLRGNNTEDFQPFIDSERRVIIIEYPKLPEDTNGRREAFRHYDKYLRTILAQIPSPEQKVIYTSLNPGTALAHESIIPVEIFPDIFDIKSRVGEVEQNDRVLDVPRLSFNDYAPRFSEPPSEYVSIFDSELIEDNRGLLQLIFTTLVGFVLFQFFFRKKTIVDTKANDNMRQTSPQQSQERQETEKTSSE